In Planctomycetia bacterium, one DNA window encodes the following:
- a CDS encoding DUF1800 domain-containing protein: MRLAQWMAEQAGISWAEVLGDASTEAAVSRSKSAGRPREPEADFLSRRKLLFGALMASTLAQRAAQAAPSTSATRWLINRLTYGWTQAEQTRADQLGYHGYLEYQLNHAAIDDSALTQRLIPYLYLRLTPAQLYSISMPSYIIHQVVESTFIRSVHSKRQLYQKMVEFWTDHFHISITNEMNAWLRYVDVRDVVMPHALGKFPDMLNASARSVPMLLYLNNFENAWWSINENYARELLELHTLGVDGGYTQQDVMEVARCFTGWGTNGADGTSNALTFLYYPHKHDNGPKTVLGYTIPAGGGMNDGQIVLDILANHPSTAQFVSRKLCRRFYDYNPPVSLVNSVAQTYTATGGDIKAMLRTLFNSIDPQSAPPKLKRPFNLFTSAFRATGADVVDFPQGWTTQLRNLMSDCGHQPFHWGPPDGFPESLDFWANLLTPRWAFASTLGSFGMFQVNFDISVFMSGASSADSMADRIESRLFPYGMTATEKTLVRDYLAVDPTSPARQREAVGLAVASPSFQWE; encoded by the coding sequence GCGGTCAAAGAGCGCCGGTCGCCCAAGGGAACCGGAGGCTGATTTTCTCTCCCGTCGCAAGCTGCTCTTCGGCGCGTTGATGGCTTCGACGCTGGCGCAGCGGGCGGCGCAGGCGGCGCCCTCGACGAGCGCGACGCGCTGGTTGATAAACCGGCTGACGTATGGCTGGACGCAGGCCGAGCAGACGCGGGCGGATCAACTGGGATACCACGGCTACCTGGAGTATCAGCTCAACCACGCGGCCATTGACGATTCGGCCCTGACGCAGCGTTTGATTCCTTACTTGTATCTTCGGCTGACGCCGGCGCAGCTGTATTCGATTTCGATGCCGAGCTACATCATCCACCAGGTGGTGGAATCGACCTTTATCCGCTCGGTGCACAGTAAGCGACAGTTGTATCAGAAGATGGTGGAGTTCTGGACCGACCATTTTCACATCAGCATCACGAACGAAATGAACGCCTGGCTGCGATACGTGGACGTGCGGGACGTGGTGATGCCGCATGCCCTGGGCAAGTTTCCCGACATGCTGAACGCCAGCGCCCGCAGCGTGCCGATGCTGCTTTATTTGAACAATTTCGAGAATGCCTGGTGGTCGATCAACGAGAACTACGCCCGCGAGTTGCTGGAATTGCACACGCTCGGCGTGGACGGCGGTTATACGCAGCAGGACGTGATGGAAGTCGCTCGCTGCTTCACCGGCTGGGGCACCAACGGCGCCGACGGGACCAGCAACGCATTGACGTTCTTGTACTACCCGCACAAGCACGACAACGGTCCCAAGACCGTTCTGGGGTACACCATTCCCGCGGGTGGAGGCATGAACGACGGCCAGATCGTGCTCGATATTCTCGCGAATCACCCGAGCACCGCGCAGTTCGTGTCCAGGAAGCTCTGCCGGCGGTTTTACGACTACAACCCGCCGGTCAGCTTGGTCAACAGCGTGGCGCAAACCTACACCGCGACCGGCGGCGACATCAAGGCCATGCTTCGCACGCTGTTCAACAGCATCGATCCGCAATCGGCGCCTCCCAAGCTGAAGCGACCGTTTAATTTGTTTACCTCTGCGTTTCGCGCGACCGGTGCCGACGTGGTGGACTTCCCCCAAGGCTGGACGACGCAATTGCGAAACCTGATGTCCGACTGCGGGCACCAGCCCTTCCATTGGGGTCCGCCGGATGGTTTTCCGGAATCGTTGGATTTCTGGGCCAACCTCCTCACCCCTCGCTGGGCCTTTGCCTCCACGCTGGGGTCGTTTGGAATGTTCCAGGTCAACTTTGATATCAGCGTCTTCATGAGTGGTGCGTCGTCAGCCGACAGCATGGCCGATCGCATCGAGTCGCGGTTGTTCCCATACGGCATGACCGCCACGGAAAAGACCTTGGTGCGTGACTACTTGGCGGTGGATCCAACCTCGCCGGCGCGGCAGCGCGAAGCCGTGGGGTTGGCGGTGGCATCGCCATCGTTCCAATGGGAATGA